The Longimicrobium sp. region CTTCGCTCGGGGTTCGCTTAACTGCCTCGCAGGCTCCGGGAGCCCCCTCCCCCCGGCCCCCGTCCCCCGCAGCGCAGGGGAGGGGGAGACCTGAACCGCGCTCCGGCCGGGCTCGCGCACTCGACCGTGCGTGCAGTCCGCGAAGGCGGACTTCGTGCCTTTCCAGCTGCGGTTTCGATTCACCCGCCATGACGAAGGCCGAGACCTCGGCGACGATAACCGCTGCCGCGCCCTAGCTGGTACGTGGCCGCGGCGAGATCCTTCGGCCCGCGAGGCCTGTGCTACGGGCAGGTGTGGCGCGCTTGGGCCTTTGGATGACAGTAGTCCGGCGCGAGCGGAGGAAAGGGTGGCGCGCCACACTGGCTCCCTTCCCCCGCGCAGTTTGCGGGGGAAGGGCTGGGGATGGGGGGCGCCCGCCCGAGCACCAGGCCTGCCTTGTCGCACTCAACCCGAAGTGTACACCCTCTCCCGCTTGCGGGAGAGGGTCGCACGCGTGTCAGCGCGGCCGGGTGAGGGCCGCCTCGGAGGCGAGGGTGCCGCGGCGGATGGTGCTCCGGTATATTGTATTCATCCTCCCAGCCCCAGGTCCGCGCGGGGCCGCACGACGCCGCCCCGCGCCTTTCATCCCACAGGAGAGACGCAACCCATGCGACGTACCCTGTCCGCGGCGCTCGTGGGCGCGGTGGCCGCCGCCGGCGCGCTGAGCGCCCAGGAGCAGCCACACGCGTTTCGCGGCGCCACCCTCCTCCCCATCGCCGGCCAGCCGATCCAGAACGGCGTGCTCGTGGTGCAGGGCGGAAAGATCACCGCCATCGGCGGGGCCGACACGCCCATTCCCGCGGGCGCCGTCGTCCACGACGCGAGCGGCAAGACCATCATGCCCGGGCTGGTGGACACGCACTCGCACATCGGCGGGGGCGACGGCGGCGACCGCTCGACGCCCATCCATCCCTCCGTGCGCATCCTGGACGCCATCGACGCGCGCGACGACGGCATTCAGAAGGCGCAGGCGGGCGGAATCACCACCGCCAACGTGATGCCCGGCTCGGGCCTGCTCCTGAGCGGCCAGACCGTGTACCTGAAGCTGCGCGACGGCAACGACATCTACGACCTGGCCTACTGCCAGGACGTGCTGCGCGACATCTGCGGCGGGATGAAGATGGCCAACGGCACCAACCCGCGCGGCGAGCCGCCGTTCCCCGGCACGCGCGCCCGCGCCGCGTCCATGATGCGCGAGCGGTTCGTCCGTGCGCAGGAGTACCGCGACAAGGCGCGCCGCGCGGGCGGGATGGACAAGGTGACGCCGCGCGACCTGGAGATGGAGGGGCTGGTGGAGGTGCTGGACGGGCGCCGCACGGTGCACTTTCACACCCACCGCGCCGACGACATCCTCACCGCGCTGCGGCTGGCCCAGGAATTCGGATTCCGCATCGTGCTCCATCACGTCAGCGAGGCGTGGAAGGTGGCCGACGACATCGCGCGTTCGGGCGCGTCGTCGTCC contains the following coding sequences:
- a CDS encoding amidohydrolase family protein, which produces MRRTLSAALVGAVAAAGALSAQEQPHAFRGATLLPIAGQPIQNGVLVVQGGKITAIGGADTPIPAGAVVHDASGKTIMPGLVDTHSHIGGGDGGDRSTPIHPSVRILDAIDARDDGIQKAQAGGITTANVMPGSGLLLSGQTVYLKLRDGNDIYDLAYCQDVLRDICGGMKMANGTNPRGEPPFPGTRARAASMMRERFVRAQEYRDKARRAGGMDKVTPRDLEMEGLVEVLDGRRTVHFHTHRADDILTALRLAQEFGFRIVLHHVSEAWKVADDIARSGASSSIIVVDAPGGKLEAIDTRYENGVALERAGALVAFHTDDGITDSRWFLRQAGLGVRAGMSRERALEAMTIAGARMLGLQDRVGTLERGKDADFVVLSGDPLSVYTRVEQTWVEGSKVFDFADANDRMYAVGGFGVFRDGAAHAHEGEEGH